Below is a window of Halococcus salsus DNA.
CGAGGTGACGGAGTTCGGCGACAGCAACGTCATCGAGACCACCGAGCGCGACGCGCCCGAGCCGGGTCCGGGCGAGGTCCGGATCGCGGTCGAGGCCGCGGGGATAAACTTCGCGGACATCATGCAGCGCCGCGGCCACTACCAGGGCGGCCCGGAGCCGCCCTACGTCCCCGGGATGGAGGCCGCGGGGACCATCGACGCCGTCGGCGACGACGTCGAGCGCGAGGTCGGCGAGCGCGTCGTGGCGATGACGAACCAGGCCTACGCCGAGTCGGTCACCGCGGACGCCGCGGGGCTGTTCGACGTCCCCGAGTCGATGGGGTTCGCCGAGGCGGCGGGCTTCCCGGTCCAGTTCCTGACGGCGCACAACACCCTCTTCGAGTGGGGCGGGCTGGAGGAGGGCGAGCGGGTACTGGTCCACGCCGCCGCGGGCGGGGTCGGCACGGCCGCGGTCCAACTCGCGCACGAGGCCGGCGCGGAGGTCTTCGGCACCGCGAGCACCCAGGACAAACGCGACCTCGCCGAACGCCTCGGCGCGGACCACCTGATCGACTACACCGAGACGGACTTCGCCGAGGCGGTCAACGAGGAGACGGACGGCGAGGGCGTGGACCTCGTGCTCGACGGCATCGGCGGCGAGACGAGTCAGCAGAGCCTCGACTGTCTCGCCCACGGCGGCCGGATGGTCGCCTACGGCGCGGCGAGCGGCCAGCCCGGCCAGCTCGACACGAGTACGCTCCTGTTCAACAACTTCACCGTCTACGGCTACCACCTCGGCCAGTCGATGCAGCGCGACCCGGGCCGCGTCCTCGGCGCGGTCGAGCACCTCACGGAGCTGCTCACGGGCGGCGACCTCGAAGTCGTGGTCGGCGAGACGTTCCCGCTCACAGAGGCGGCGGCCGCCCACGAGCACATCGAGAACCGAGAGAGTTCGGGGAAGGTCGTCCTCGAACCCTAATCGACCGGTAACGCGCTGCTATCGATCCCCTCACGCCGGCCGTCGAGCACGGCAAACCGCTCGCCGCGGCGCTGTTCGAGCCAGTAGAGTAACCGTTCGGCCCAGCCGAGTTTTCGCCGTTTCATCGGATCCACCGACGGGTCGTCGAGATCCCAACCGGCGAATTTCAAGTCACTCGCCCCGCAGTGGTCGGCGAGAAACGCCGCGCGGTCGCCGTCGGTGAACCCACCGAAATTCTCGACAGCTCCAACCGGCGCGGCCTGGGTCGTCGCGAGCACGTTCCACGTCTCGAGATCGGGAGCCCAGCGCTCGACCAGCTCCCGATTGTCGCCGTGGGCGTGGACCACGACCGGCGTTCCCTCGTGGGAGAGCCGTTTCGCGGTCTCGGGGTTCTTATCGAGGTCCGTCACCATGCAGTCGACCTCGATGCCGCGGTCGAGACAGCGGTCGGCGGCGGTCGAGGCGGCGAACACCCGCGCTGACCCGTCGAATCCATCCAGATCCGCTTCGATCGAGGGGCCGGCACCGGCGACCACGACGGGTCCGCCGGCGACGTCGAGGCGGTCGAGGGAGAACGGTTCGGCGAACTCGGCGAGCCGGTCACGGACCGCTTCGTCGGCGACGCGCTCGAAGCCGAAGTCCGGGAGGATCGCTTCGTAGACGGGATTCCACTCGGTGAAGTTCATCGTTCGGCGGTCGGGTTCGTGGGAGCGCCGAGCGCGTCGCCGATGAGGGCGGCGTCGCGGGTCTCGGCCACGTCGTGGGTGCGGATGACGTTCGCACCGCGCTCGACCGCGAGGGCGGTCGCCGCGAGGCTCGCGGGGAGGCGCTCGTCGGTCTCCCGGCCAACGACCTCGCCGAGGAAGTTCTTCCGGTTGATCGAGACCAGCATCGGTTTGTCGAGATCACGGAACTCTCCGAGCCGACGGAAGATCTCGCGGTCGTCGTCGAGGGTCTTGGCCTCGCTCCACCCGCCGAAAGCGGGGTCGACGATCGTCTCGTCGGTGAGGTCGCGGGCGAGCGCGTCGTGGATCTCCTCGACGGTGGTGAGCGCGCCGGGCCGTTCGAGGTCGGGCGGGCTCGCCATCTTCACTACCGCGGCGTCGCGGGCCTCACAGGTCGGTGCCATCTCCGGGTCGGCGAAGCCGCAGATGTCGTTCACCATGTCGAAACCCCCATCCAGCGCGGCGGCGGCGACCTCGTGATACCGGGTCTCGATCGAGAACACCGCGTCGTGCGTGGTCCGGTCGAGAGTCTCGAACGCGGTGTCGAGCCGGTCGAGCTCCTCGTCGGCCGAGAGCACCTCGAAGCGCTTGTTGGCGGATTCGAGCCCGATATCGACGATCTCCGCGCCCTCCTCGACGAGGCCGTCGACGTAGCCCGCGGCCTCGTTCGGGTCGGTGAACACGCTCGGGCCGTAGGTCGACTCGTCGCTGACGTTGAGCACGCCCATGACCCGCGGCGGGTGGTCGTCGCCGATCCGGAGTCCGGCGGCCTCGACGGTCTGCATGGTGGATATCGGGGATGGGGCCACAAAGCCGGTCCGATTACGGACGGGGCTCGCTGCCGACGTTCGGGGCGAATCGGTCGTGGAGAACCGTCTCGCAGGTGTACGAGCAGACGTGATAGTTCGCGACCCCGTGGCTGACGGGGTCGGTCGATGCGGTGCCACGGAGCGGCGCGTCACAGACCTCACAGGTGTTCATCGGACACCGCGAGACTCGACCCCGGTCTCGATACCGTTTACGTCCGGAGACCGGGGAGCGCTCGGGAGACCGACGTACCGCTCGTGAGCGAGCGACATATCGGGAGACGAACGAGATGTATCGGTGCGACAGCTATATTTCGAGCCGATTCGAGTTTGCAGTAGATGAACTGGCGCGTAGAATGGAAGCTCCGGGCCCGAATGGTGCTGGCGACCGTCGCGCTGGCCCTCGTCGCGGCGGCCTTCGCGGGTGTGCTGTTCGGCGTGTTCTCGTATCTGGCAGCCTTCCTCGCTTCGGGTGGCTACTTCCCGCCGTCGCTGGCCGAGGCGGTAGGTGCGGCCGCAGCGGTGGTGTTCGTCGCGGGCATCGTCGCCGTCGAGTGGGTCTTCGGCGACACGCTCGTGCTCCGACACGTGGCCGTTCGCGGAACGACGCCGGAGCGCTTTCCCGACCTCCACCGGATAGTGAGCCGAACCGCCCAGCAGGCCGACCTCCCGGTTCCCACGGTTTCGGTGATAGAGACCGCCGCGCCGCACGCGTTCACCGTCGGCTACACGCAGGCGGGCGCGACGATGGTGGTCTCGACCGGCCTGCTCGACGCGCTCGACGAGAACGAACTCGCGGCGGTCGTCGCCCACGAACTCGCCCACGTCAAGAACCGCGACGTCGCGGTGATGATGGCGCTGTCGCTCCCGACGGTGATCGCGCATACGATCATGGGATGGGCCGAGCGGGACGAGGAGGCGGAGCGGTCGAAGGAGCCAATCGCCGCACCAATCACGTCGAATGAATCGGTTAGCGGAATCGTGGGAGTGTTCGTGTTCCCGGTCGCGTGGCTGTTCTGGGCCGTCGGGCGCGTCCTGCTCAGTCTCCTCTCGCGGTATCGGGAGGTCGCGGCCGACCGCGGGGCGGTCGCCATCACCGGGTCGCCGGCGACCCTCGCGAGCGCGCTCTCGACGCTCGACGGGACGTCGGTCAGCCTCCCGAGCGAGGACGTGCGGTCGAGCGCGAGCGTGGCGGCCTTCTCGATCGTCCCGTTCGAAGCGGCGGAGACCGACGACGGCCCCGTGATGCTCGGGCCCGAGGGCGATCGGACGCCGTACCTCTACAACGCGACGAAACCGATCCGGGCGTTCGTGGCGCGAGTGCTGCGCACCCACCCCGACACCGACGAGCGGATCGAGCGGCTTCGCGCGCTCCAGCGGGCGATACGATGACCCTCGCCGACTACCGCCACAAGATCGTCACGATCGTTCACGACCAGTCTAGAGAGCTAGACACTGGAGATACCTTCGGGCATCACCAACGATGGTATATGTCCGAAGACGACGGTAACGACGAAGGCGGATTGACTCGGCGGGGTATGCTTCGGCGGGCGGGGGCGCTCGGCGTCGCCGGTGTGGTGGGCGTCGGCGGGTTCCAGTATTTCGCCGCCGAACCGGTCTTCGCGCTCGAAGAACAGACCTTCACCGCCGACGACGTGAGCATCACCTCGGCGGACGGCTCCATCAACGACATCTGGTTCCAGCCGAAACCCACCTACTCGTGGTCGGCCCTCGATTCGTCGCCCGAATCGATCACGTTCACCCTCGAAGCCGAGGGCAACAACCTCAGTGACTGGTACGAGACGATGGGAAGCGAAACCGCACAGCTCTCGGACGTCGGGGAGTCCGGCGAGGGCGAGTACACCTTCGAGAACAAGCTCAGTCTGCTCGACAACTCGAAGTCCTGGACCAAGTGGGAGTTCCAGGCGGACGAGGACGGCGAGACCGAGACCGTCGGCCCGATCGGCGTAAAGATCACGGCCGAGCTCGAAACGACCGACGGGGCGACACACACCGACACGAACCAGGCCGAGTTCAGCGTCGACGTCACCAACCAGCAGGTCGAGTTCGGTGACCACGAGGGCGACAGCGGCAACGGCGGCGTCGGCGGGATCGCCGGCACCGGCGGGAACTGACGACGGGCCCGAACGACGCGACCGCCCCTCGTTCCCTCCTTCGGATCGGTGAACGGGTCGCGACCGGGGACACGCGTGATTTTTCACCCCGAACGACCGATCCGACGTATGGGGAAAGTCAGCATCGGGTTGCGGGGCTGGCGGTTCGACGAGGGAGCGGTGTTCGACGCCGACGGGGACGTGAAGCCGCTCGAAACCATGGACCACGACACCAGACACCGCGTCGTCCGGCTTCGCCAGCTCGTCGGGTCGCCGTGTCACGCCTGCTGGCTGATCCACGGCGACGACGACCTCGACGCGTGCCACGAGGCCGCGTCGGTCTACGGCGAACCCCTCCACGAGGTGGTGCTCTGTGAACACCACGAGCCCGACTTCCTCTACTGGTTTCGCGAGGAGGGCGGAGCGAGCTACCGGGGCGAGGACGAGCTCCAGGACGCCTTCCACGAGTGGTTCGCCGACGGGAACCGCGCGCCCGAGGGGTACGGCGGGATCGAACACGTCGACACCGATCCGTCGGGGGTGCCGGCGGCGGTCGGCGGGTCGGCGGCCGACGTCGAACGCCAGGCCACCGCGGTCGACCTCGACGGGCTGGACTTCGAGTAATGGGGTCGATATCGGTCGCGGTGGTCGGCGCGGGGACCCCCGGTAACGTCGGCACCATCGCGCGGGCGATGAAGAACTTCGGCTTCTCGGAGCTGTTGCTCGTCGATCCTCCGGAACTCGACCCCGACGGCGAGGCCTACGGCTTCGCGGGGCACGCCCGCGAGGACGTCCTCCCGAACCACGCGGTGCTCGGCTTCGACGACCTCGTCTCGGGGTACTACACCGTCGGCTTCACCGCCATCACCGGCGAGGACGACGGCCATCCCGTCCGCTATCCGTTCAAGACGCCGGTCGAACTCCGCGAGCACCTCGCCGGCCTCGACGCCGACGTCGCGCTCGTCTTCGGGCGCGAGGGCACGGGGCTGTCGAACGCCGAGTTCGCACGGATCGACGAGGTGTGTTCGATCCCCGCGAGCCCCGACTATCCAGTGCTCAATCTCGGCCAGGCCGCGACGGTCGCCCTCTACGAACTCCGGGAGCTGGGGCTCGCCGAGGTCCACCACCCCGACCGTCACACACGGGCCGACGAAGCCGCGCTCGGCGGGCTCTACGACCAGTTCGGGACGCTGCTGGAGACCATCGAGCACCCGCCCGAGAAACGTGCGAAGACCGCCCGGCTGTTCCGCCGGCTGCTCGGGCGCGCCCATCCCACGGGCCGGGAAGTCGCGACGCTTCGCGGTGTGCTCCGGGGCGCGATGTCGGCGGTCGAGCGAGCGCGAAACGAGGAATAGCGAGAGTCGGGCACGAGGCGACCGTCGGGAGGAAGGACTACAGTTCGGGCGTGGGTCGCGAGTCGGTCTCCTTGTCGGCACCGATGATCAGCGTGTTCTCGATGAGGTTACCGTGGGCGCGGCGGAACCGTTCGGAGAGCGCCTGATGGGAGATGTCGAGCTTCTCGGCGAGTGCCTCGACCGAGACGCCGCGGGGAACCTCGTAGTAGCCGTGTTCGAAGGCCGCGCTGAGCGCCTCGGACTGTTCCTCGGTGAGGCCGAACCGGCCGTGGCGCTCGCTGTCCATCTCGTAGATGGTCTTGACGTCGAGCCGGATGTCGTGTTCCTCGCAGAACTCGTAGGTTCGCGAGAGCGACTCCCGGTCGGGGAAGAGGAGCCGGAGATGCCATCGTCCATCCTCGCTGTGGGCGTTGAGGACGGTGGCCTGCTCTTCGAGGAGGGCGTGAACCACGAACTCGACGTGGTCGATCCAGGCCATCCGGTAGAGCCACTCGTCCTCGAGGTCCGAGAGGAGTTCGACGTCCTCCACACTCGGGTCGGCGTCGAGAGCGTCTTCGAGCGTCTCGCGGTCGGAGGCGCTCGCCCAGACGAACGGCAAGACTCGCTCGGTGTCGTGGGCGACCACCCGCTCGATATCGAAGGTGGCCTCGGGAACCGCTTCGAGCGTCTCGCCCAGAACGAACGTCGAGGCGGGGATCGAGATCTCGCTAATGGTACTCATTCGTCCGGAGATGGGACAGTAGCTCGTATAACCGTTTTGCTGGACGGGAGGCACGTGCCGAGGAGCCGTTCTGTTGAAGTGTCTCAAGCCGATAGTGTCCTCAACCAATGAGCGAGGATTTCTACTCGGTGCTCGGCGTCTCGCGCGACGCGAGCGAGGACGAGGTCAAACAGGCCTACCGCGAGAAGGCTTCCGAGTACCACCCCGACGTCTCCGACGACCCGAACGCCGACGAGAAGTTCAAACAGGCGAAGAAGGCCAAGGAGGTGCTGACCGACGACCAGAAACGCCAGGCCTACGACCAGATGGGCCACGACCGCTTCGAGCAGGCCGAGAAACGCGGCGGGTTCGACGGCGGTGCGGGCGGACGGGGCGGCGCTGGCGGGATGGGTGGCGGCATGGGCGGCGGCGACCCGTTCGGCGGGATGGGTGGCAACATGGGCGGTGGCATGGGCGACATCTTCGAGCAGTTCTTCGGCGGCGGTGGCGGGCGCGGCGGCGGGCGGAACGGCCCACAGCAGGGTCGTGACCTCCGGACGAGCCTCACCATCGAACTCGAAGAGGCCGCCGAGGGCGTCCAAAAGCAGTTCACCGTCGCCCGACCCGAGACCTGCCCGGACTGTGATGGCTCGGGCCACCCCGAAAGCGCCGACGCCGAGACCTGTCCCGAGTGTGACGGCCAGGGCCAGACCACGCAGGTCCAACAGACCGCACTCGGACGCGTTCAGCAGACCCAGACCTGCCGGCGCTGCGGCGGCGACGGCACCCTCTACTCCGAGTCGTGTGACACCTGCGGCGGCGACGGCCGGGTCCGCAACGAGGCCACGCTCTCGGTGGACATCCCGGCGGGGATCGCCGACGGCCAGACCCTCCGGATGGAACGCGAGGGCGCACCCGGCGAGAACAACGGCCCGAAGGGCGACCTGCTGATCGAGGTCAGCGTCAGACAACACCCCGAGTTCGAGCGCGACGGCGACGACCTCGCCCACCGCGCCGCGATCTCCTTCCCGCAGGCCACCTTCGGAACCTCGATCGAGGTTCCCACCCTCTCGGGCACCGTCGAGATGGATATCCCGTCCGGTACCCAGAGCGGCGAGACCTTCCGGCTCGGCGGCAAGGGGATGCCCCGCCTCCGCCGACGCGGGAAGGGCGACCTCTTCGTGAAGGTCCAAGTCGTCACCCCGGACCAACTCAACGAGGACCAGCGCGAGGCGCTCGAAGCCTTCGCCGAGGCCGGCGGCGAGGAGGTCGAGGTGGAGGAGGGCTTCTTCAAGAAGATCAAGAACTCCCTATAGAACCCCACCTCTCACACCCCCACCTTTTGCTGCGGTCGTTCGGCGCTGCGCGCCTCACTCCCTGGCAAAATGTGGATCAAAGGCCTCCTCCTTCCCTCCGGTCAGTCGTCGGCCCGCTCGCTCGCTTCACTCGCTCGCGGTGCGATCACTACCCCCTCCACTCAGCACCGCTGCCGCAAACCGCACAGTACCGCCTCCGCCGAAGCCCTCGACCGCTCGCTCCGCTCGCGGTCTCGCCCTTCATCCGCCAGGCCCGCACCGCAACCGCCACCACACCGCCACCGCGCGGCGGCCGCACCGCGACCGCCTCCGCCGCACCCGCACCACCACAACCGGGGAATTTAGGCGGGAGGCGAGCGACGGTTCGCCAATGGTCCACTCCGACTGGGGCGACTGGCTCCCGCAGGCGATCGAGAACGCCGACCCCGAAGGCGTCGCGGCCTGGTATCTCGGCTGTAACGGCCTCGTGCTCACCGACGGCGAGACGACGCTGTTCGTCGATCCCTATCTGGGTACTGGGGACCCACCGCGGACCGTTCGAATGGTCCCGATCCCGTTCGACCCCGAGGACATCGAATCCGCCGACGCGGTCTTCGCCACCCACGAACACTCCGACCACGTCGACGGCCCCTCGCAGGCCCCGATCCTCGCGGGCACGGGCGCGAAATTCTACGCACCCGACGACAGCCTCGCCGTGGCGCACGAGAACGACTGGACCGACGAGTGGGACCTCGCGGACGACCAGCTCGTCGAGGTCTCGGAGGGCGACACCAACGAGATCGGTGAATTTACCGTGACGGTCACCCACGCCAACGACCCCGACGCGACCCACCCCGTCGGCTACCTCATCGACCACCCGGCAGGCACCTTCTTCCACGGCGGCGACACCAAACCCGGCGACGAACTCGAACCGATCGGCGAGGAGTACGACATCGACTACGCGGTCTGTGCGTTCGGCGCGGTCGGGATGATCCTCGACAAGGAGACCCGGGAACCCAAACGAACCCGGTGGTATTCGGACGAGAACCAGGCCATCGAGGTCGCGAACCAGCTCCAGGTCGACACCCTCGTCCCCACCCACTGGGACATGTGGAAGGGCCTCACCGCGGACCCCGCCGCCCTCCACCCACACGCCCGGACGTACGACTACCCCGAACACCTCGAGATCGTCGAGATCGGCGACCGGATCGACTACTGACCCCTGTACCACCCGGCTCGACCCCGCTGAAAGCTTAAGGGCGTCGTACCCGATCGAACGACGATGAGCAACGCAGACACGACGCCACTGGACCTCGCGGCGGACGGGGTCTCGGTCAGGAAATCGTACGAATCCGACGAGTTCCCCGTACAGGTCGTCTCGTTCGAGGTCCGTTCGGAACGCGAGGACGCCGCGAGGTTCAGGCTGGTCGACCCGGTGCCCGAGGCGGTGGCCGCCGCGGACCTCGGTTTCAACCCCAATTACGGCGGCGACCACTGGTCGGCCGGGGACGGCACCGCGGTCTTCGAGCGCCGGATCGAACCCAACGAGACCTTCAGAACCGTCTACGGGGTCCGCGACACCGACATCGACCCGGCGGCGTTCATGACCGAACCGACCCTCACCGTCGACGGAGCCGACGGGAGCGATTCGCCAGCCGAAGACGCATCCACAACGGAGACCGAAACTGGGCCGGCCCCCGAAACACCGGGCCGGGACACCAGCCAGGCCGCCCGCGACGTCATCTCGGGCGAGGGATCGGTGTCCGGCCTCGACAACGACCGCGGCGGCGTCGAGGCGGTCGACCTCTCCGGTGACGGCGATTCGGGGACGGCGACCGAAACCACCACCGCGGACTCAGCGGGTCCGGCAGGCGACGGGGCGGGGGCGGCGCTTCCCGAGGGTGGTGTCGGCGCGGTACTCGCGGCCGAACTCCGAGATGGAGACCTCAGCGAGCCCGACCGGAAGCTCCTCGCGAACGAGCTCGACGGGAACGACGCCGGCCACGAGGTTCGGGTCTCACACCTCCAGTCACGGATCAGCGACCTCGAAGCCTACACCGACGCCCTGGAGGACTTCATCGACGAGAACGGCCCGGCGCGCAAGCTGATCGAGGACATGACCGACCGGCTCGAAACCATCGAGGCCGACGTCGAGGCGCTCGACGAACGCACCACCGAGAACGCGACCGCGATCGAGCGCCTCGACGACCACACCGAGTCGAACGCCGACGACATCGACGCGCTCGATAAGGGCGTCGCCGACACCAACGCCGAGGTCGCCGAGACCCAGGAGTCGGTCGCCGACCTCCGCGAGGACGTCGAGGCGATCGACGACTGGCGCGAGCAGATCTCGAACGTGCTCGGTGGGGTTTCGACGGACCGGGACGAGGACTGACCGAATCGGACCCCGTCCGGACGGCGGGAGGTCGTCGTTCGTGGCCGTGTCACCGACTACCGCGCGATCGATCGTCATATATATTCGTTAGTCACGACCCGAGACACGAAACCTTCTAAAGAATATTATCATGATAATTCATAACAGTTTTTTAGGCCTCGGTCGTCGGTGGCGATGCAGACGGCGAACGGGCTCCAGCGCCCGCAGGTCCGTCGCCTCGAACACACCAACCATGGAAACCCCAGCAGAACTCATCGGAGACACGGACGTCTTCACGAAGGACGTCGACAACCCCGCAGCCCGCGAGCTGCGCGAGATGCTGAACACCCAGGACTACGTCTTCGCGCCCGGGATGTACCACGCGCTCGACGCCCGGCTCGCGGAGATGGCCGGCCACGACGCCGCCTACATGAGCGGCTACTCGACAGTCCTCGGCCAGTTCGGCTTCCCCGACCTAGAGATGGTCACGATGACCGAGATGGTCGAGAACGCCAAACGAATGGTCGAGGCCACCCACCTCCCCGTGATCGCCGACTGTGACACGGGCTATGGCGGGATCCACAACGTCCAGCGCGCGGTCCGCGAGTACGAGAAGGTCGGCGTCGCCGCGATCCACATCGAGGACCAGGTCACGCCGAAACGATGTGGCCACATCGCGGGCAAGCAGATCATCTCCCGCGAGGACGCCCAGGCGCGCTTCGAGGCCGCCGTCGACGCGAAACAGTCCGAGGACACGGTGATAATCGCCCGGACGGACGCCTACGGTTCGGCGAACGGCGACTGGGAGGAACACCTCGAACGCGGGCGGATCTACGCCGACGCCGGGGTGGACATCGTCTGGCCCGAGATGCCGGACCCGAGTCGGGAGGACGCGGTGAACTACGCCGAGACGATCCACGAGACCCACCCCGACCTGAAGCTCGCGTTCAACTACTCGTCGAGCTTCGCGTGGTCCGAGGAGGACGACCCCCTCACCTTCCAGGAGCTCGGGGACCTGGGCTACAAGTACCAGTTCATCACCCTGTTCGCGCTCCACTCGGGGGCCCACGCCGCCTACGAGGACATGAAGAACCTCGCGGAGAACGCCGAACAGGGCCAGTTCGACCTGGAGGAGAAGTACATGGACCACGAGACCGAGTCCCACCACGAACTCTCGTTCGTGGACAAGTTCCAGGACATCGAGATGCGCTTCGACCCCGAGGCCCGCTCGCGGATCGAGGGCTCCGA
It encodes the following:
- a CDS encoding quinone oxidoreductase family protein — translated: MKAIEVTEFGDSNVIETTERDAPEPGPGEVRIAVEAAGINFADIMQRRGHYQGGPEPPYVPGMEAAGTIDAVGDDVEREVGERVVAMTNQAYAESVTADAAGLFDVPESMGFAEAAGFPVQFLTAHNTLFEWGGLEEGERVLVHAAAGGVGTAAVQLAHEAGAEVFGTASTQDKRDLAERLGADHLIDYTETDFAEAVNEETDGEGVDLVLDGIGGETSQQSLDCLAHGGRMVAYGAASGQPGQLDTSTLLFNNFTVYGYHLGQSMQRDPGRVLGAVEHLTELLTGGDLEVVVGETFPLTEAAAAHEHIENRESSGKVVLEP
- the dnaJ gene encoding molecular chaperone DnaJ, with product MSEDFYSVLGVSRDASEDEVKQAYREKASEYHPDVSDDPNADEKFKQAKKAKEVLTDDQKRQAYDQMGHDRFEQAEKRGGFDGGAGGRGGAGGMGGGMGGGDPFGGMGGNMGGGMGDIFEQFFGGGGGRGGGRNGPQQGRDLRTSLTIELEEAAEGVQKQFTVARPETCPDCDGSGHPESADAETCPECDGQGQTTQVQQTALGRVQQTQTCRRCGGDGTLYSESCDTCGGDGRVRNEATLSVDIPAGIADGQTLRMEREGAPGENNGPKGDLLIEVSVRQHPEFERDGDDLAHRAAISFPQATFGTSIEVPTLSGTVEMDIPSGTQSGETFRLGGKGMPRLRRRGKGDLFVKVQVVTPDQLNEDQREALEAFAEAGGEEVEVEEGFFKKIKNSL
- a CDS encoding 6-hydroxymethylpterin diphosphokinase MptE-like protein → MNFTEWNPVYEAILPDFGFERVADEAVRDRLAEFAEPFSLDRLDVAGGPVVVAGAGPSIEADLDGFDGSARVFAASTAADRCLDRGIEVDCMVTDLDKNPETAKRLSHEGTPVVVHAHGDNRELVERWAPDLETWNVLATTQAAPVGAVENFGGFTDGDRAAFLADHCGASDLKFAGWDLDDPSVDPMKRRKLGWAERLLYWLEQRRGERFAVLDGRREGIDSSALPVD
- a CDS encoding M48 family metalloprotease; this translates as MNWRVEWKLRARMVLATVALALVAAAFAGVLFGVFSYLAAFLASGGYFPPSLAEAVGAAAAVVFVAGIVAVEWVFGDTLVLRHVAVRGTTPERFPDLHRIVSRTAQQADLPVPTVSVIETAAPHAFTVGYTQAGATMVVSTGLLDALDENELAAVVAHELAHVKNRDVAVMMALSLPTVIAHTIMGWAERDEEAERSKEPIAAPITSNESVSGIVGVFVFPVAWLFWAVGRVLLSLLSRYREVAADRGAVAITGSPATLASALSTLDGTSVSLPSEDVRSSASVAAFSIVPFEAAETDDGPVMLGPEGDRTPYLYNATKPIRAFVARVLRTHPDTDERIERLRALQRAIR
- the folP gene encoding dihydropteroate synthase encodes the protein MQTVEAAGLRIGDDHPPRVMGVLNVSDESTYGPSVFTDPNEAAGYVDGLVEEGAEIVDIGLESANKRFEVLSADEELDRLDTAFETLDRTTHDAVFSIETRYHEVAAAALDGGFDMVNDICGFADPEMAPTCEARDAAVVKMASPPDLERPGALTTVEEIHDALARDLTDETIVDPAFGGWSEAKTLDDDREIFRRLGEFRDLDKPMLVSINRKNFLGEVVGRETDERLPASLAATALAVERGANVIRTHDVAETRDAALIGDALGAPTNPTAER
- a CDS encoding bacterio-opsin activator domain-containing protein; this translates as MSTISEISIPASTFVLGETLEAVPEATFDIERVVAHDTERVLPFVWASASDRETLEDALDADPSVEDVELLSDLEDEWLYRMAWIDHVEFVVHALLEEQATVLNAHSEDGRWHLRLLFPDRESLSRTYEFCEEHDIRLDVKTIYEMDSERHGRFGLTEEQSEALSAAFEHGYYEVPRGVSVEALAEKLDISHQALSERFRRAHGNLIENTLIIGADKETDSRPTPEL
- the aceA gene encoding isocitrate lyase — its product is METPAELIGDTDVFTKDVDNPAARELREMLNTQDYVFAPGMYHALDARLAEMAGHDAAYMSGYSTVLGQFGFPDLEMVTMTEMVENAKRMVEATHLPVIADCDTGYGGIHNVQRAVREYEKVGVAAIHIEDQVTPKRCGHIAGKQIISREDAQARFEAAVDAKQSEDTVIIARTDAYGSANGDWEEHLERGRIYADAGVDIVWPEMPDPSREDAVNYAETIHETHPDLKLAFNYSSSFAWSEEDDPLTFQELGDLGYKYQFITLFALHSGAHAAYEDMKNLAENAEQGQFDLEEKYMDHETESHHELSFVDKFQDIEMRFDPEARSRIEGSEGFSEDERDPLTAEADGGDD
- a CDS encoding RNA methyltransferase, producing the protein MGSISVAVVGAGTPGNVGTIARAMKNFGFSELLLVDPPELDPDGEAYGFAGHAREDVLPNHAVLGFDDLVSGYYTVGFTAITGEDDGHPVRYPFKTPVELREHLAGLDADVALVFGREGTGLSNAEFARIDEVCSIPASPDYPVLNLGQAATVALYELRELGLAEVHHPDRHTRADEAALGGLYDQFGTLLETIEHPPEKRAKTARLFRRLLGRAHPTGREVATLRGVLRGAMSAVERARNEE
- a CDS encoding MBL fold metallo-hydrolase → MVHSDWGDWLPQAIENADPEGVAAWYLGCNGLVLTDGETTLFVDPYLGTGDPPRTVRMVPIPFDPEDIESADAVFATHEHSDHVDGPSQAPILAGTGAKFYAPDDSLAVAHENDWTDEWDLADDQLVEVSEGDTNEIGEFTVTVTHANDPDATHPVGYLIDHPAGTFFHGGDTKPGDELEPIGEEYDIDYAVCAFGAVGMILDKETREPKRTRWYSDENQAIEVANQLQVDTLVPTHWDMWKGLTADPAALHPHARTYDYPEHLEIVEIGDRIDY